Proteins encoded together in one uncultured Desulfobacter sp. window:
- a CDS encoding cyclic nucleotide-binding domain-containing protein produces MDSSAACLSESIIFKGLDTQDIDNLVPLFSKWSVMSGEVLARAGHGTQFFFLLEKGALLVAMEEGRAVVLNRPGDFAGLSMVSLNGTNTATITVLEKGSVWVVPCQDILDLTGYDTQVAAVILDGWQQFCKEKAPFCSNLAETGLI; encoded by the coding sequence ATGGACAGTTCTGCAGCATGCTTATCAGAATCTATTATTTTTAAGGGCCTTGATACCCAGGATATTGACAACCTTGTGCCGTTGTTTTCAAAGTGGTCGGTTATGTCTGGTGAGGTGTTGGCCCGGGCAGGTCATGGTACCCAGTTTTTCTTTCTTTTGGAAAAAGGGGCACTGCTTGTTGCCATGGAAGAGGGCAGGGCTGTGGTGCTCAATCGCCCCGGGGACTTTGCAGGCTTGTCAATGGTGAGTCTGAACGGAACAAACACTGCCACAATTACGGTGCTGGAAAAAGGGAGTGTCTGGGTTGTGCCCTGTCAGGATATCCTTGATTTGACCGGCTATGACACCCAGGTTGCGGCAGTAATTCTGGATGGATGGCAGCAGTTCTGCAAAGAGAAAGCCCCCTTTTGTTCAAATCTTGCCGAAACCGGCCTTATTTAA
- a CDS encoding sulfite exporter TauE/SafE family protein, protein MENLSLIYYWQMPLLFVVGIVAGILNVLAGGGSLLTLPLLIFMGLGSTVANGTNRIAIFCQDLFAIIGFKKRGYLPVDLVLLCTPPALIGSWFGANLAVSMDDAVFNRILAGIMIGVLIFTAVDPMKRIRQQDIRFSALRKIVLVVSFFFVGIYGGFVQAGVGFIIIAVLLAHGLDLVRINAVKVFVIFVYTGVALSVFIYHGEVNFLLGLSLAAGNAIGGVLGPKLAVAKGHDWIKKLVNITVLVFALKLLFFS, encoded by the coding sequence ATGGAAAATTTAAGTTTGATCTATTACTGGCAAATGCCCCTTTTGTTTGTTGTGGGGATTGTGGCAGGAATTCTCAATGTTTTGGCAGGGGGCGGGTCTTTGTTGACCCTGCCCCTGCTTATTTTTATGGGGCTTGGCAGTACCGTGGCCAACGGCACCAATCGTATCGCAATTTTCTGCCAGGATCTTTTCGCCATTATAGGGTTTAAGAAGCGCGGTTATTTACCGGTTGATCTGGTGTTGCTGTGCACCCCGCCTGCGCTCATCGGCAGCTGGTTTGGGGCAAATCTTGCCGTCAGTATGGATGATGCAGTGTTTAACCGGATTCTGGCCGGTATCATGATCGGGGTTTTGATTTTCACCGCTGTGGATCCCATGAAACGGATCAGGCAACAGGATATCCGGTTCAGTGCATTGCGCAAAATTGTGCTGGTGGTTTCCTTTTTCTTTGTGGGAATCTATGGCGGGTTTGTCCAGGCCGGTGTGGGGTTTATCATTATCGCCGTATTGCTGGCCCATGGCCTGGATCTGGTGCGCATCAATGCGGTGAAAGTCTTTGTGATTTTTGTGTATACGGGCGTTGCCCTATCTGTCTTTATTTATCACGGAGAAGTGAATTTTCTTTTGGGTCTAAGCCTTGCTGCGGGCAATGCCATTGGCGGCGTACTGGGCCCAAAGCTTGCCGTTGCCAAAGGCCATGACTGGATTAAAAAGCTGGTCAATATCACGGTGTTGGTCTTTGCGCTCAAACTGTTGTTTTTTTCCTGA
- a CDS encoding proline/glycine betaine ABC transporter permease yields the protein MFDEKVLPIDIWITAFVDWLVNNYRDIFQVIKWPVEQILTGLDIGLNAVPPIIIIAVLTFCAWRFSGWGLAVFSIVAMVFIGLIGFWSDTMTTLAMVLASVLFSTIVGVPVGIAAGRSDRVETFVRPFLDAMQTTPSFVYLVPIVMLFSVGNVAGVLATIIFAMPPIIRLTSLGIRGVHPELVEAATAFGATRKQVLFKVQIPLAMPTILAGLNQTIMMALAMVVIAALIGAGGLGSPVIQGLNTLDIGLAVMAGLSIVLVAVLLDRITQSMAGKN from the coding sequence ATGTTTGATGAAAAAGTACTTCCCATAGATATTTGGATCACCGCATTTGTTGACTGGTTAGTCAATAATTACCGTGATATATTTCAGGTTATAAAATGGCCGGTGGAACAGATTTTGACCGGATTAGATATTGGGCTTAACGCTGTTCCGCCCATCATTATCATAGCTGTCCTGACGTTTTGTGCATGGCGCTTTTCAGGATGGGGCCTGGCTGTTTTCAGCATTGTGGCAATGGTGTTTATTGGTTTGATCGGATTCTGGTCAGATACCATGACCACCCTGGCCATGGTTTTGGCCTCGGTTTTATTTTCCACCATTGTCGGGGTGCCGGTCGGTATTGCCGCCGGGCGCAGCGACCGGGTGGAAACCTTTGTCAGACCCTTTTTAGACGCCATGCAGACCACCCCGTCCTTTGTATATCTGGTTCCCATTGTCATGCTCTTTTCCGTGGGGAATGTGGCGGGGGTACTTGCCACCATTATTTTTGCCATGCCTCCCATTATCCGCCTGACAAGTCTTGGTATCCGCGGGGTGCATCCGGAATTGGTCGAAGCGGCCACCGCCTTTGGCGCCACCCGGAAACAGGTACTGTTCAAGGTTCAGATTCCCTTGGCCATGCCAACCATACTGGCGGGGCTGAACCAGACCATTATGATGGCCCTTGCCATGGTGGTCATTGCTGCATTGATCGGGGCCGGCGGTTTGGGGTCTCCTGTCATCCAGGGCCTGAACACACTGGATATCGGTCTTGCCGTGATGGCGGGTTTGAGTATTGTTCTGGTAGCGGTGTTGTTAGACAGAATAACCCAGTCCATGGCTGGTAAGAATTAA
- a CDS encoding formylglycine-generating enzyme family protein has product MSGEKTNDRNAPSGRLGDLTTLFSLVERLKGQHISIGELSELLGLEYSPKSKEKEIAEPARTIIDQSLTPEPDSTAIRSADYPPDKSHFRFPCLYALEEKIVEDTGTMPPEYANLVPFQGKIEFPPVADEVMPDPLTGWNILWPYLKRVGIELKQTRQLDTQKIIQKAVRQKPLETVPWKKKRAWSLDMVLVLDFSKHLSPFFNDFKNLALNMRQWFHDRLHIVACPDPKANTFLYQGEIHQGFPLVRENLHLIYAGDLGFLDKQGINAGFWNGFGRRMKRRHVRMDALVTAHPSDWMPETADLFSLHYWDSGVIRPGRASGHPGTGPGMKSREQTEMLLAALSQAVEVTPALIRRVRNRLRLNVSTESLACRHVALEGNVFRFQWRTPEIRADYSKKAQNLNLDLDGIWPLIQSFEFRMPMELRIEQRQKAGKPLDEDQTAFLRKLILFQQNANTPETEKNRIMAWVGRVADRAGKERWLPELNTLFGLYNETVQPQKVPGGVDLTQVPEWVVKSRETGPVCLSVHQNRMEVFSSGKPADHPGLIHELSAGSKSQITFRTDETTVKQSMTLDKPFDLPENTAEIVLETETGKTTVAMMPCPEWASGIGRDRYGLFAEVKVKGVGFVLRWIPPGDFMMGSPEDEPERISSEGPLHRVEFETGFWLAETACTQELWQTVTGRNPSRFQDDGLQHPVENVSWDDVHDFIDGLNRLVPGLEIRLPSEAEWEYACRAGTDAPFWFGHELTPDKANYDGSRPYNNGPKGEYREKTVPVKFFEQNPWGLYQMHGNVWEWCRDRWHDNYDGAPDDGRAWEDGDSGLRVCRGGSWIHYGRYIRSAFRSFVLHGFGNASSGLRLARGPKGPEAGTGRRRSGHDPGAARDEQTGIMTPAGSKGDAP; this is encoded by the coding sequence ATGTCCGGGGAAAAGACCAACGATAGGAACGCTCCGTCCGGCCGACTGGGGGACTTGACCACTCTTTTTTCCCTTGTTGAACGGTTGAAAGGGCAACATATCAGCATTGGCGAGCTTTCGGAACTGCTGGGCCTGGAATATTCCCCCAAATCCAAGGAGAAAGAAATTGCCGAACCAGCCCGGACAATCATTGACCAAAGTTTAACCCCGGAACCGGATTCCACCGCCATACGCTCCGCAGATTATCCGCCGGATAAATCTCATTTCCGGTTCCCCTGTCTTTATGCCCTTGAGGAAAAAATTGTTGAAGATACCGGCACCATGCCCCCAGAATATGCAAATCTCGTCCCCTTTCAGGGCAAAATTGAATTTCCTCCGGTCGCCGACGAGGTCATGCCCGATCCCCTGACCGGCTGGAATATCCTGTGGCCCTATCTTAAGCGCGTTGGCATTGAATTAAAACAGACCCGGCAACTGGATACCCAAAAGATTATTCAAAAGGCCGTCAGGCAAAAACCCCTTGAAACCGTCCCTTGGAAAAAGAAAAGAGCCTGGTCCCTGGATATGGTCCTGGTCCTTGATTTTTCAAAACATCTAAGCCCTTTTTTCAATGACTTCAAAAATCTGGCCCTTAACATGAGGCAATGGTTTCATGATCGGCTTCACATTGTGGCCTGCCCCGACCCCAAAGCCAATACCTTTCTCTACCAGGGCGAAATCCACCAAGGCTTCCCCCTGGTCCGGGAAAATTTGCATTTGATCTATGCCGGTGACCTGGGGTTTTTAGACAAACAGGGCATCAACGCGGGATTCTGGAATGGATTCGGACGCCGCATGAAACGCAGACATGTCCGGATGGATGCGTTGGTTACAGCCCATCCTTCGGACTGGATGCCGGAAACGGCCGACTTGTTTTCCCTGCATTACTGGGATTCCGGTGTGATCCGTCCAGGCAGGGCGTCGGGGCATCCGGGGACCGGCCCGGGCATGAAAAGCCGGGAGCAGACTGAGATGCTTCTGGCAGCCTTGTCCCAGGCTGTTGAAGTCACGCCGGCATTGATCCGGAGGGTTAGAAACCGGCTTAGGCTCAATGTGTCCACGGAAAGCCTGGCCTGCCGTCATGTTGCCCTGGAAGGCAATGTGTTCAGGTTTCAGTGGCGTACGCCGGAGATCCGGGCAGATTACAGCAAAAAAGCGCAAAACCTGAATCTGGATCTTGACGGGATCTGGCCTTTGATTCAATCCTTTGAATTCCGGATGCCCATGGAGTTGCGAATCGAACAGCGGCAGAAGGCTGGAAAGCCCCTTGATGAAGATCAGACGGCTTTTTTAAGAAAGCTGATCCTCTTTCAGCAGAATGCCAATACCCCGGAAACAGAAAAAAACAGGATCATGGCCTGGGTGGGCCGGGTGGCGGACCGGGCGGGGAAAGAGCGGTGGCTGCCTGAACTCAATACATTGTTCGGACTTTACAATGAAACCGTCCAACCGCAAAAGGTTCCCGGCGGGGTTGATCTGACACAGGTGCCGGAGTGGGTTGTGAAATCCAGGGAGACCGGGCCGGTCTGCCTGAGTGTGCATCAAAATCGTATGGAAGTTTTTTCTTCCGGAAAGCCAGCCGACCATCCCGGATTGATCCATGAATTATCCGCCGGTTCCAAATCCCAGATCACTTTCAGGACAGATGAAACAACTGTCAAACAGTCCATGACGCTGGATAAACCTTTTGACCTACCGGAAAATACGGCTGAAATTGTGCTTGAAACCGAGACCGGAAAAACAACAGTGGCCATGATGCCCTGCCCGGAATGGGCCTCGGGTATTGGACGGGACCGGTACGGACTGTTTGCCGAGGTAAAAGTAAAAGGCGTCGGTTTTGTATTGCGCTGGATTCCACCGGGGGATTTTATGATGGGGTCACCGGAAGATGAACCGGAACGAATATCATCGGAAGGTCCGTTGCACCGGGTGGAATTCGAAACAGGCTTCTGGCTGGCGGAAACCGCCTGCACCCAGGAATTATGGCAGACCGTAACCGGCAGAAATCCGAGTCGTTTTCAAGACGACGGGTTGCAGCATCCTGTAGAAAACGTGAGTTGGGACGATGTCCATGATTTTATTGACGGGCTTAACCGTTTGGTGCCCGGTCTTGAAATTCGCTTGCCTTCGGAGGCGGAATGGGAGTATGCCTGTCGGGCCGGAACAGACGCCCCGTTCTGGTTCGGACATGAACTGACCCCGGACAAAGCCAATTATGACGGGAGCAGACCTTATAATAACGGCCCCAAAGGAGAATACCGTGAAAAAACAGTGCCGGTGAAATTTTTTGAGCAAAATCCCTGGGGACTTTACCAGATGCACGGCAATGTCTGGGAGTGGTGCCGGGACCGCTGGCACGATAATTATGATGGTGCGCCGGATGACGGCAGGGCCTGGGAGGATGGTGACAGTGGTTTGCGCGTCTGTCGCGGCGGTTCCTGGATCCACTACGGGAGGTACATACGTTCCGCTTTCCGCTCCTTCGTTCTTCATGGCTTTGGCAACGCCAGCTCCGGCTTGCGTCTTGCCCGAGGTCCCAAGGGGCCGGAGGCCGGAACTGGCAGGCGCCGGTCGGGTCATGACCCGGGAGCAGCGAGGGACGAGCAAACCGGGATCATGACCCCGGCAGGCAGCAAAGGAGACGCCCCATGA
- a CDS encoding sodium ion-translocating decarboxylase subunit beta, protein MDTLFLEFFQNTGFYLCDYRNIIMIIVGMIFIYLGIAKDYEPLLLVPIGFGMLVGNIPIFKGLGLGIYENNSVLHYLYFGVTQGIYPPLIFLGIGAMTDFSTLLARPVLMLLGAAAQAGIFITFLGALALGFVPKEAASIGIIGGADGPTAIFLTAKLAPHLIGPIAVAAYSYMALVPVIQPPIMKLLTTRQERLIRMEEPRQVTKREKMIFPVIAFLLCCFLAPAALPLLGMLCFGNLLKEAVVTERLAVTARTALIDIATILLGITVGASTQGDVFLTQDSVKIFVLGALSFGIATACGLLFAKFMNLFLKKKINPLLGAAGVSAVPDSARVVHVVGQREDPSNFLLMHAMAPNVSGVIGSAIAAGVLWSLMI, encoded by the coding sequence ATGGATACTTTATTTTTAGAATTTTTTCAGAACACCGGGTTTTATCTGTGCGATTACCGAAACATTATTATGATAATCGTTGGTATGATCTTTATATATCTGGGCATTGCAAAGGATTATGAGCCATTATTGCTGGTTCCCATTGGATTTGGGATGCTTGTGGGAAACATTCCGATTTTCAAGGGCCTTGGTCTGGGTATTTATGAAAATAATTCAGTTCTGCACTATTTGTATTTTGGGGTAACCCAGGGGATCTACCCGCCGTTGATATTCCTTGGTATCGGCGCCATGACAGATTTTTCAACGCTTCTGGCTCGACCGGTCCTCATGCTATTGGGTGCGGCAGCCCAGGCAGGTATCTTTATCACATTCCTGGGTGCACTGGCCTTGGGTTTTGTGCCCAAAGAGGCTGCCTCCATCGGTATCATCGGCGGAGCGGATGGGCCCACCGCGATTTTTTTGACCGCTAAGCTTGCCCCGCATCTTATCGGCCCCATTGCCGTTGCCGCTTACAGTTACATGGCCCTGGTTCCGGTAATCCAGCCACCGATTATGAAGCTTTTAACCACGCGCCAGGAACGGCTCATCCGCATGGAAGAGCCACGTCAGGTCACCAAGCGCGAAAAAATGATTTTCCCGGTTATCGCCTTTCTGCTTTGCTGTTTTCTGGCGCCTGCCGCCCTGCCGCTTTTGGGTATGTTGTGCTTTGGCAATCTCCTGAAAGAAGCTGTGGTAACAGAACGCCTGGCCGTTACGGCGCGCACGGCACTCATTGATATCGCCACCATTCTTTTGGGAATAACCGTGGGCGCATCCACCCAGGGCGATGTCTTTTTGACCCAGGATTCCGTTAAGATTTTTGTATTGGGCGCGCTTTCCTTTGGTATTGCAACCGCCTGCGGACTGTTATTTGCTAAGTTCATGAACCTGTTTTTGAAAAAAAAGATCAATCCCCTGCTTGGTGCTGCCGGTGTTTCAGCCGTGCCCGACTCAGCCCGGGTGGTACATGTGGTCGGTCAGCGGGAAGATCCTTCAAACTTTTTGCTCATGCATGCCATGGCACCTAATGTTTCAGGTGTTATCGGTTCAGCCATCGCCGCAGGTGTTCTTTGGAGCCTGATGATTTAA
- a CDS encoding OadG family protein, which produces MNGVDAVGVLYGFEAINAHNGWAISVVGVTIVFTGLVTLSALISQLHKLVALYDNPGKIKKLFTLKSKTAVKATADKPCMVLTEVQKQTCRQYNLLAQTMDDEISLPKLLRMAELSGLNEPHANVNLLIESGILCADEQGYFTWDEDIFIRTTS; this is translated from the coding sequence TTGAATGGAGTTGACGCTGTCGGCGTTCTTTATGGATTTGAGGCCATAAACGCCCACAACGGGTGGGCCATTTCAGTTGTGGGTGTTACTATTGTGTTTACAGGGCTTGTGACTTTGTCGGCCCTGATCTCCCAGCTTCATAAATTGGTGGCCTTGTACGATAATCCAGGCAAAATAAAAAAGTTGTTTACTTTAAAATCCAAAACTGCCGTCAAGGCGACTGCCGATAAACCGTGCATGGTCCTAACCGAGGTTCAAAAACAGACTTGTCGGCAATATAATCTTTTGGCTCAGACCATGGATGATGAGATTTCTTTGCCGAAGCTTTTGCGCATGGCTGAGCTTTCCGGCCTTAATGAACCCCATGCTAATGTAAATCTACTAATTGAATCCGGTATCCTGTGTGCCGATGAACAGGGATACTTCACATGGGATGAGGATATATTCATCCGCACCACTTCGTAA
- a CDS encoding MoxR family ATPase gives MTCKITLESFREGEVEKAWKVVDLYPCKGWPKAAIHHFDRKQAVAVLAARAVSRPLLVRGEPGCGKTQLARAVAQLFAMPLACLVVNERTEPEDLLWRYDALGKLSDANAGDSCVKDERLYLSAGPLWWALNPESAERRIGRRPCRPVTTDESGRERNYQNGVVLLIDEIDKADRCVPNSLLEPLGNLSFEVPYTGERVEGSTGNPDPLIIITTNKEQELPQAFVRRCLVLDLVLDDDNKDDFIDMLSQRGQSLFQNRIPGDYGEKIYEKVADLLYKKRMTAKNEGMSFIPGQAEYLDHLEALIGMRQTAPDLGLDEAMELLAALTFMKSGA, from the coding sequence ATGACTTGTAAAATTACACTTGAATCCTTCCGAGAAGGGGAAGTCGAGAAGGCCTGGAAGGTCGTGGACCTGTATCCCTGCAAAGGCTGGCCCAAAGCCGCCATCCATCATTTTGACCGGAAACAGGCTGTGGCTGTTCTGGCGGCCCGGGCCGTAAGCCGCCCTCTGCTGGTCCGGGGCGAACCCGGATGCGGCAAAACCCAGCTGGCCAGGGCCGTGGCCCAGCTGTTTGCCATGCCCCTGGCCTGCCTTGTGGTCAATGAGCGGACAGAGCCCGAGGATCTGCTCTGGCGGTACGATGCCCTTGGAAAACTGTCAGATGCCAATGCCGGAGACAGTTGTGTGAAAGATGAACGTCTGTACTTGAGCGCCGGGCCTCTCTGGTGGGCCCTTAACCCTGAAAGTGCTGAAAGGCGTATCGGCCGTCGGCCCTGTAGGCCGGTAACCACGGATGAATCAGGCAGGGAAAGGAATTATCAAAACGGGGTCGTCCTTCTGATCGATGAAATCGACAAGGCCGACCGCTGTGTGCCCAACAGCCTGCTGGAACCCCTGGGGAATTTGAGCTTTGAGGTGCCCTATACCGGGGAACGGGTGGAAGGTTCAACCGGGAACCCCGATCCTTTAATCATCATTACCACCAACAAGGAACAGGAGCTGCCCCAGGCCTTTGTCCGGCGCTGTCTGGTTTTGGACCTGGTGCTGGATGACGACAATAAGGATGATTTTATCGATATGCTGTCCCAAAGGGGCCAAAGTTTGTTTCAGAACAGGATTCCCGGTGATTATGGTGAGAAAATTTACGAAAAAGTGGCAGATCTGCTGTATAAAAAACGGATGACAGCTAAAAATGAGGGGATGTCGTTTATCCCGGGCCAGGCCGAATACCTGGATCATCTTGAGGCCCTCATCGGCATGAGGCAGACCGCCCCGGATCTGGGCTTGGATGAGGCCATGGAACTGCTGGCCGCCCTGACGTTTATGAAAAGCGGTGCCTGA
- a CDS encoding toll/interleukin-1 receptor domain-containing protein, whose product MACNKEKRKIYASYCRKDDAAKSVIDALIEKASHTGCTICYDGNALPLGSSITKFMAELSEADRIVFLLSKQYFQSRSCMNELLLAYEKQASELQPAVVMLDGFLSDTDQDKKDAGELTTCLENADAVPVILAWLFGKYNPGFKYRDRLVLVLNDDTTCDQTAGKVIKWLDREFVPVRYTHLTAVKRRIEIGEAMGKFIKAETLNPLINLLALKFKYQKNDLTRFLMSIDDAEVLLDVLTCIGNFIDDLNYKSQFATGTLRGLVKQLTGLLLISAVDDKKLHQLIHELNYCAEGARSIFSQKGRDFYQILVSSFFNKPAVYEFDGDVLVGEGRIKLLEQGMDNSSFERFLKEEMEYMTEFLPLTKKVFTKAWGMEVDNPSVGTDEEQCELINEEMTRLGGFYIAVEKDWVNANFGGDNLLNKIGEKFPALVQILMEQKGSEEDILDLFIPGMTQKAFALQYKIISIYSKLERIG is encoded by the coding sequence ATGGCGTGCAACAAAGAAAAACGTAAGATATACGCTTCTTATTGCAGAAAAGATGATGCAGCAAAAAGCGTGATTGATGCCCTGATAGAAAAGGCGTCCCACACTGGATGTACGATTTGCTATGATGGTAACGCGCTGCCGCTGGGATCATCCATCACCAAGTTTATGGCGGAGCTCAGTGAGGCGGATCGAATCGTTTTTCTGTTGTCTAAGCAGTATTTTCAATCCAGGTCCTGTATGAATGAATTGTTATTGGCCTATGAAAAACAGGCCAGCGAACTTCAGCCAGCCGTGGTGATGCTCGACGGATTTTTATCCGACACTGACCAAGATAAAAAAGATGCCGGCGAGCTGACGACCTGCCTTGAAAATGCCGATGCTGTTCCCGTGATTTTGGCCTGGCTGTTTGGAAAGTACAATCCTGGGTTTAAGTACCGGGACCGGTTGGTCCTTGTTCTGAATGACGATACGACGTGTGATCAGACAGCCGGGAAAGTCATAAAATGGCTGGATAGAGAATTTGTTCCGGTCCGATATACACATCTGACTGCGGTTAAGCGGCGGATTGAAATTGGTGAAGCCATGGGGAAATTCATTAAAGCAGAAACCCTTAATCCGCTAATTAATCTTTTGGCACTAAAATTTAAATATCAGAAAAACGATCTTACGCGGTTCCTGATGTCGATTGATGATGCTGAAGTGCTTCTGGACGTCTTGACCTGTATTGGGAATTTTATAGATGATTTAAATTATAAAAGTCAGTTTGCAACAGGAACCCTCCGTGGATTGGTAAAACAACTCACAGGACTGCTGCTGATTTCTGCCGTGGACGATAAAAAGCTGCACCAGCTTATCCATGAACTTAATTATTGCGCAGAAGGGGCAAGGAGCATATTCAGTCAGAAGGGCAGGGATTTTTACCAGATTCTGGTGTCTTCATTTTTCAATAAGCCGGCCGTGTATGAATTCGATGGTGATGTGTTGGTGGGAGAAGGGCGAATAAAGCTTCTTGAACAGGGAATGGACAACAGCTCTTTTGAACGATTTTTGAAAGAAGAGATGGAATACATGACTGAATTTTTACCCCTGACAAAAAAGGTATTCACCAAAGCATGGGGAATGGAAGTCGATAATCCGTCAGTGGGCACTGATGAAGAGCAATGCGAATTGATCAACGAAGAAATGACCCGATTGGGGGGATTTTACATCGCTGTTGAAAAAGATTGGGTAAACGCAAATTTTGGAGGTGACAACCTGTTGAACAAAATCGGAGAAAAATTTCCCGCCCTGGTCCAAATTCTTATGGAGCAAAAAGGGAGTGAAGAAGATATCTTGGATTTGTTTATTCCTGGGATGACCCAAAAAGCCTTTGCACTCCAATACAAAATTATTTCCATTTATTCAAAGCTGGAAAGGATAGGATAA
- the proV gene encoding glycine betaine/L-proline ABC transporter ATP-binding protein ProV, which yields MDQIIIKNIFKIFGPDPQKAISLIDQGFTKEEVLEKTGMTVGVNNADFTIKRGEIFVVMGLSGSGKSTLVRMFNRLIEPSSGEIHINGQNITAMENKDLVKFRLKHMSMVFQSFALMPHLTVLENAAFGLELAGEPKSVRNQRATEALSQVGLEGWEDQYPKQLSGGMQQRVGLARALAADPDIMLMDEAFSALDPLIRTEMQDELIKLQEDSERTIVFISHDLDEALRIGDRIAIMEGGRVVQVGTPEEILQNPADDYVRAFFRGVDPTNVISAGEIVNTNYPTIIKTKKGDIRSSLELLNARDFNHGYVLNAKRQFLGIISIDSLQEAVEKGRSKESLETCYLQEVNPANVNDNMQDILPEVASKGFPIPVLDDNNVFKGVVSKNRFLKTLHKSEINGHNGSATEYEKPTQALQTAL from the coding sequence ATGGATCAAATTATTATTAAGAATATTTTTAAGATATTCGGCCCGGATCCCCAAAAGGCAATATCCCTTATTGATCAGGGTTTCACCAAAGAAGAAGTCCTTGAAAAAACGGGCATGACCGTGGGCGTGAACAATGCGGATTTCACAATTAAACGCGGAGAAATATTCGTGGTCATGGGGCTGTCCGGATCAGGCAAATCCACCCTGGTCAGAATGTTCAACCGGCTGATTGAACCATCGTCCGGTGAAATCCACATCAATGGCCAAAACATTACAGCCATGGAAAATAAGGACCTTGTGAAGTTCAGACTTAAACATATGAGCATGGTGTTTCAATCCTTTGCCCTGATGCCCCATCTCACGGTCCTGGAAAATGCCGCCTTCGGTCTTGAACTGGCCGGTGAACCCAAATCCGTGAGAAATCAGCGAGCGACTGAAGCGTTAAGTCAGGTGGGCCTGGAAGGCTGGGAAGACCAGTACCCCAAACAACTATCCGGAGGCATGCAGCAGCGTGTCGGTCTGGCCAGGGCTCTGGCCGCAGACCCGGACATCATGTTGATGGACGAAGCCTTTTCCGCCCTGGATCCGCTGATCCGCACCGAGATGCAGGATGAACTTATCAAACTCCAGGAAGACAGCGAAAGGACCATTGTATTTATCTCCCACGACCTGGATGAAGCCCTTAGAATCGGAGACCGCATCGCCATCATGGAAGGGGGACGTGTTGTCCAGGTAGGCACCCCCGAAGAGATTCTCCAGAATCCGGCCGATGATTATGTCCGGGCCTTTTTCAGGGGCGTGGATCCCACCAACGTCATTTCAGCCGGAGAAATTGTCAACACAAATTACCCTACAATTATCAAAACCAAAAAAGGCGACATCCGAAGCTCTTTGGAACTGTTAAATGCCAGGGACTTTAACCATGGGTATGTGCTGAATGCCAAACGTCAGTTTTTGGGCATAATATCAATAGATTCCCTTCAGGAGGCAGTGGAAAAAGGTCGATCAAAAGAATCCCTTGAGACCTGCTATCTTCAGGAGGTCAATCCGGCCAATGTCAATGACAATATGCAAGATATTTTGCCTGAAGTGGCGTCCAAGGGTTTTCCCATCCCAGTACTTGATGACAACAATGTATTTAAAGGCGTGGTTTCAAAAAACAGATTCCTGAAAACCCTTCACAAATCAGAAATTAACGGCCATAACGGATCCGCAACAGAATATGAAAAACCGACCCAAGCCCTCCAAACCGCTCTTTAG